A genomic segment from Dioscorea cayenensis subsp. rotundata cultivar TDr96_F1 unplaced genomic scaffold, TDr96_F1_v2_PseudoChromosome.rev07_lg8_w22 25.fasta BLBR01001815.1, whole genome shotgun sequence encodes:
- the LOC120257041 gene encoding glucan endo-1,3-beta-glucosidase-like, with the protein MDQHLLFFLDGQSIGVCYGRLGGNLPYPSVVVSLYKSKNINAMRFYDPYNVPLQALKGSNITFIVIVPNDNLQCFVSDASAANTWVQNNIKAYWPAVKFKYIAVGNEVIPGNLAQYVLQAMQNIHKALTSAGLPNQIKVSTAISTTVLGTSYPPSSSSFSSVASPTLGSIIKFLSSNGSPLLANVYPYFSYVGNTRSIDLRYALFTSPGTVVIDGSLQYQNLFDAIVDSLYSALEKVGGSNVGIVISDSGWSSAGGTAATIDNTWIYNQNLINHVRKGTPKNPKAIDVYI; encoded by the coding sequence ATGGatcaacatttattattttttttagatggaCAATCTATTGGGGTATGCTATGGTAGACTTGGTGGTAATCTTCCCTATCCAAGTGTTGTGGTATCCCTCTACAAATCCAAGAACATAAATGCCATGAGATTCTATGATCCTTACAATGTTCCCCTCCAAGCTCTTAAAGGCTCAAACATTACATTTATTGTCATTGTCCCTAATGACAATCTCCAATGTTTCGTTTCTGATGCTTCGGCTGCCAACACCTGggttcaaaataatataaaagctTATTGGCCTGCTGTTAAATTCAAGTATATTGCAGTTGGTAATGAAGTTATTCCTGGAAACTTAGCACAATATGTCCTCCAAGCCATGCAAAATATTCATAAGGCATTAACTTCAGCCGGCTTGCCAAACCAAATCAAGGTTTCGACCGCTATATCCACTACAGTCCTAGGCACATCATACCCTCCTTCCTCAAGTTCATTCTCTTCTGTGGCATCACCAACTTTGGGATCCATCATCAAGTTTTTGAGCTCAAATGGATCACCTCTCTTGGCTAATGTATACCCTTACTTTAGTTATGTTGGAAACACTAGGAGTATTGATCTTCGATATGCTTTATTTACATCACCTGGAACCGTCGTAATTGATGGATCGTTGCAATATCAAAACCTATTTGATGCCATAGTTGATTCATTGTATTCAGCGCTAGAGAAGGTTGGTGGATCTAATGTGGGAATTGTTATATCAGATAGTGGTTGGTCTTCAGCTGGAGGGACTGCAGCAACTATTGACAATACTTGgatttataatcaaaatttaatcaatCATGTCAGAAAGGGAACACCAAAGAATCCTAAAGCTAtagatgtttatatataa